The following proteins are co-located in the Acidimicrobiales bacterium genome:
- a CDS encoding LLM class flavin-dependent oxidoreductase — protein sequence MTETQSVAMYLQDAHPIRDAMEYVKYAEAKGFDAVYQAESRLVREAVVPMAAFAAVTERIHIGSGVVASWTRNAALLASTFSTLDDLAPGRAILGIGAWWDPLAKKVGIDRVRPLKQMREMVESVRALLNDEHVTYQGEFVHLDGVELDYVHQERRPKDVPIYIGATGPKMMELAGEIADGVVLNYLVSPDYNKRAMEQLATGAARSGRTVDDLARPQLIVASVADSDSPQDRKAALDGARLLVTQYLGQQPHIMKASGVPQKVLDDVGSVLTWPATHDQVVAASKYVPDDIVQMICAAGTADECREKVAGYIADGCTQPILYPLGPDPRTMIDAFADWKL from the coding sequence GTGACCGAGACCCAATCAGTGGCGATGTACCTCCAGGACGCCCACCCCATCCGCGACGCGATGGAGTACGTCAAGTACGCCGAGGCGAAGGGCTTCGATGCCGTGTATCAGGCCGAGAGTCGCCTGGTGCGCGAGGCCGTGGTTCCAATGGCTGCCTTCGCTGCGGTCACAGAGCGCATTCACATCGGATCGGGTGTGGTCGCCAGCTGGACGCGCAACGCGGCCCTGCTGGCCTCCACATTCTCGACCCTCGACGACCTGGCTCCCGGGCGCGCCATTCTGGGCATCGGCGCATGGTGGGACCCGCTGGCCAAGAAGGTCGGCATCGACCGGGTGCGACCGCTGAAGCAGATGCGCGAGATGGTCGAGTCGGTCAGGGCCCTGTTGAACGACGAGCACGTCACGTATCAGGGCGAGTTCGTTCACCTCGACGGTGTCGAGCTCGACTATGTGCACCAGGAGCGCAGGCCCAAGGACGTACCCATCTACATAGGTGCCACCGGGCCCAAGATGATGGAGTTGGCGGGCGAGATCGCCGACGGCGTGGTGCTGAACTATCTGGTGTCGCCCGACTACAACAAGCGGGCCATGGAACAGTTGGCCACCGGTGCCGCCAGGTCTGGGCGCACGGTCGACGACCTGGCGCGGCCACAGCTGATCGTGGCCTCGGTCGCCGACAGCGATTCGCCCCAAGACCGCAAGGCCGCGCTCGATGGTGCCCGCCTGCTGGTCACGCAATATCTGGGCCAGCAGCCCCACATCATGAAGGCGTCCGGTGTGCCCCAGAAGGTGCTGGACGATGTCGGGTCTGTGCTGACCTGGCCCGCCACACACGACCAGGTCGTGGCTGCGTCGAAGTACGTGCCAGACGACATCGTGCAGATGATCTGTGCTGCTGGCACCGCCGACGAGTGCCGCGAGAAGGTGGCCGGCTATATCGCCGACGGCTGCACCCAGCCGATCCTGTACCCGCTGGGCCCCGACCCGCGAACCATGATCGACGCCTTCGCCGACTGGAAGCTCTGA
- a CDS encoding phosphoribosyltransferase, with amino-acid sequence MGEPTEGREILEWATYGPAVRSLAQSIADSGYRPEIILAIARGGLFTAASLGYALGVKNIYVMNVEYYTGVDERMDVPMMLPPYVDFVDLADSKVLIADDVADTGHTLKLVRDHCLDNTGEVRSAVLYEKSHSLVKCEYVWKRTDKWINFPWSDEGLVDGAEGFDVADA; translated from the coding sequence GTGGGTGAACCTACCGAAGGCCGTGAGATTCTCGAATGGGCCACGTATGGCCCGGCCGTGCGATCGTTGGCGCAGTCGATTGCCGACAGCGGTTATCGGCCCGAGATCATTCTCGCCATCGCTCGTGGTGGGCTGTTCACCGCCGCCTCGCTCGGATACGCGTTGGGCGTCAAGAACATCTATGTGATGAACGTCGAGTACTACACGGGTGTCGACGAACGCATGGATGTGCCGATGATGTTGCCGCCATATGTCGACTTCGTCGATCTGGCCGACAGCAAGGTGTTGATCGCCGACGACGTGGCCGACACCGGGCACACCCTCAAGTTGGTGCGCGACCATTGCCTCGACAACACCGGAGAGGTTCGCAGCGCGGTGTTGTACGAGAAGTCGCACTCGCTGGTGAAGTGCGAATATGTCTGGAAGCGCACGGACAAGTGGATCAACTTCCCGTGGAGCGACGAAGGTCTGGTCGACGGAGCCGAGGGCTTCGACGTGGCCGACGCCTGA
- a CDS encoding thiamine-binding protein, whose protein sequence is MTNKRLKLELTIEPFVDANPGPHVVAAIEAAEEAGLEVAVGPFGTTAEGTDALVLSAMSHITGAALATGATRVTLQVTETAIDLA, encoded by the coding sequence ATGACCAACAAGAGGCTCAAGCTGGAACTAACAATCGAGCCGTTCGTCGACGCCAATCCGGGCCCCCATGTGGTGGCTGCCATCGAGGCTGCAGAAGAAGCCGGCCTGGAGGTCGCTGTTGGGCCCTTCGGCACCACAGCTGAGGGAACCGACGCCCTTGTGCTGTCGGCGATGTCGCACATCACCGGCGCCGCGTTGGCCACCGGAGCAACACGGGTGACCCTTCAGGTCACCGAGACAGCTATCGATCTCGCCTGA
- a CDS encoding 8-oxoguanine deaminase, which translates to MDQPVDLLVKGADLLATVDAERRELPGGWVAISDGMVVGVGGPGAEPSAERTIDAAGCLVTPGLVNTHHHLYQNLTRAYGPALDGNLFHWLKTLYPKWARLDEEAAYISAWVGLAELAESGCTTSTDHLYVHPAGGGDLLSAEIAAATELGFRFHPTRGSMSLSEKDGGLPPDSVVQDDDTILAQSQEAVERHHDRNHGAMVRIALAPCSPFSVTAELMARTAELAERLDVRLHTHLAEDIDEDDFCIEMFGVRPIDHFENVGWGSDRSWIAHCVQPDDSEIARLGAWGVGVAHCPSSNMILGTGVAPVAKLRAAGAPVGLGCDGSASADSGSMWTEARNAMLSGRLKGFLDGSRSLMSSRDALEMATTGGAACLGRQGELGELSVGAVGDLAIWALDGLQFAGALSDPIEAWLRCGPTKARTTIVAGQVIVDNGLLVSSAVEERLAQHRSVAQALQR; encoded by the coding sequence GTGGACCAACCGGTCGACCTGTTGGTGAAGGGCGCCGATCTGCTGGCCACCGTCGACGCCGAGCGGCGAGAGTTGCCCGGCGGATGGGTTGCCATCAGCGACGGCATGGTCGTAGGGGTGGGTGGCCCTGGCGCCGAGCCAAGCGCCGAGCGAACCATCGATGCCGCCGGATGCCTGGTGACCCCGGGGCTGGTCAACACCCATCATCACCTGTACCAGAACCTCACCCGCGCCTACGGTCCGGCGCTCGATGGCAACCTGTTCCACTGGCTGAAGACCCTTTACCCCAAGTGGGCCCGCCTCGATGAGGAGGCCGCGTACATCTCGGCGTGGGTAGGTCTGGCCGAGCTGGCCGAGTCGGGGTGCACCACATCGACCGACCACCTCTACGTGCACCCGGCCGGCGGTGGCGACCTGCTGTCGGCCGAGATCGCAGCCGCCACCGAGCTGGGTTTTCGATTCCACCCCACCCGTGGGTCGATGAGCCTGTCCGAGAAGGACGGCGGCTTGCCACCCGACTCGGTGGTGCAGGACGACGACACGATCCTGGCTCAGTCGCAGGAGGCCGTCGAACGCCATCACGACCGCAACCACGGCGCGATGGTGCGCATAGCGCTGGCTCCGTGTTCGCCGTTCTCGGTCACCGCCGAGCTGATGGCCCGCACTGCCGAGCTTGCCGAGCGCCTGGACGTCAGGCTTCACACACACTTGGCCGAAGACATCGACGAGGACGACTTCTGCATCGAGATGTTCGGGGTGAGGCCCATCGACCACTTCGAAAACGTCGGATGGGGTAGCGACCGTTCGTGGATTGCCCACTGCGTGCAGCCCGACGACTCCGAGATCGCCAGGCTGGGCGCATGGGGCGTGGGGGTTGCCCACTGTCCCAGCTCGAACATGATTCTGGGTACGGGCGTTGCGCCCGTGGCCAAGCTCCGCGCCGCCGGCGCGCCAGTGGGCCTGGGCTGTGACGGCTCGGCCTCGGCCGATTCGGGCAGCATGTGGACCGAGGCGCGCAACGCCATGCTCAGCGGTCGGCTGAAGGGGTTTCTGGACGGCTCCAGGTCGCTGATGTCGTCGCGCGACGCGCTCGAGATGGCAACCACAGGCGGCGCAGCTTGTCTGGGCCGCCAGGGCGAGCTGGGCGAGTTGTCGGTTGGTGCCGTTGGTGACCTGGCCATCTGGGCGCTCGACGGGTTGCAGTTTGCAGGCGCTCTGTCGGACCCCATCGAGGCCTGGCTGCGGTGTGGGCCCACCAAGGCTCGCACCACCATCGTGGCCGGGCAGGTCATAGTCGACAACGGCCTGTTGGTGAGCTCGGCGGTCGAAGAGCGCCTTGCCCAGCATCGCAGCGTCGCCCAGGCCTTGCAGCGATGA
- a CDS encoding helix-turn-helix domain-containing protein has product MTPDHPLRRALEPVADALGAVLVEPIEMQPGDIPLRWQGEVVGGFRQPGLHDALERLLDSLEVEYGSPLADLDREDKQAVVARLDDLGAFVIRKAAEDVADRLDVSRFTVYNYLNARDTTPNNRERR; this is encoded by the coding sequence ATGACCCCAGACCATCCTCTACGCCGGGCTCTGGAGCCTGTGGCAGATGCACTTGGTGCAGTACTGGTCGAACCGATCGAGATGCAGCCTGGCGACATCCCACTGAGGTGGCAGGGCGAGGTGGTTGGCGGGTTTCGCCAGCCGGGCCTGCACGATGCCCTGGAGCGGTTGCTCGACTCGCTGGAGGTCGAATACGGATCGCCACTGGCAGATCTCGACAGGGAAGACAAACAGGCGGTCGTGGCCCGGCTCGACGATCTGGGGGCATTCGTGATCCGCAAAGCCGCCGAGGACGTCGCCGATCGGCTAGATGTCAGCCGGTTCACGGTCTACAACTACTTGAACGCTCGAGACACGACGCCCAACAATCGGGAGCGGCGATGA
- a CDS encoding S8 family peptidase, whose product MKKLKGTPGFVAFVVVCLCGMYLATGLRGGEPQAAAAPAQNFDDSGVYEPGAPVDDGYNRLLVDVPAEPEARTVSSTSEFLTEEGVDLGVLDGQDDSAVIENVDGELVATYPDGSSIVLTADETDEGPGIDAVIAELEADPEVVEVRKIDDQTIAVTTTRNADEIGTMVGLTVNPDEPTEAFETDPYFAYQWGLENTGQDSGYVDDADVDAPDAWATSSRGSGIVVAVLDSGVDFGHPDLGSRRWTNTDENCGNGVDDDANGYVDDCHGWDFMFNDASPWDGNNNFHGTHVAGIIAASNDNVGVVGMAANATIMDVRILDSQGRGYTSAFAAGIRYAVDNGADVINMSVGTNPGVPREYLAPVEAAVQYARANGVVIVAAAGNSNVDVDTQYVWPASFGRYYDNVATIAATDYADSRSSFSNYGAQTVVLGAPGSRILSATLGNNWSYASGTSMAAPMFAGAVALLYGDGLAGSPAEAIEQLVASADPVPSLDGRARNAGRLNVGALYSATPIDPVRVEATGLHSLNAGSDIDASLNIRVNDVEGFAAQEFRWEARLLTAVEGQAHGVLEHPISVNGVDTLTNGQALFALSGNTSLIADPSAATEGSRIDLGTKLPAGSYALIVEAVAADDPTMILAPPSMLFFDVAPAPEVPDTTTPATDGPTTTTEAGVTTTTIAESPTTIAGSPSTTIEDDDRDDDDRDDDDRDDDDREDRDRGRRGNRPPGITPSSTIPDIPPPARDRVPDRFRDGWDWTPTTSTTTTTVPSTDGPTSTTQPGVTSTTSVATTVPGNTTTTVFGSPSTTSVSTTTPGSSTTSVVPTTALATTSSTTGPTTTTTQPNRNGVWEITAVAPNSAPVGVSGGYAGITGMFPSTPRVFFGSVEVTPTVASRSYLLVPIPVATQPGAVDISLRIDSSIVLLMEDAFTYTGSAVTTTTVAGSDPGDAPGGGDTPGTTTPSSTPDGQPGTPGDGGDGVTTTTQAGTTPTTDGTSPTTVVGGPTPTTVLGDSPTTTVVDGPTPTTQPGAPDTTQPGTPGPGDTTTTTIGSGPNPSTPTTVAPAPSGKRGLRPTYGFGASFVTADGLTVAPVEEPSNPTGDVPTIEWPSLACTPASCSGRSM is encoded by the coding sequence GTGAAGAAGCTCAAGGGAACACCTGGGTTCGTGGCCTTCGTCGTCGTCTGCCTGTGTGGCATGTACCTGGCGACCGGTCTTCGTGGGGGTGAGCCGCAGGCGGCCGCAGCGCCCGCGCAGAACTTCGACGATTCGGGCGTGTACGAACCTGGCGCGCCGGTCGACGACGGCTACAACCGTCTGCTGGTGGACGTTCCGGCTGAACCCGAAGCCAGGACCGTGTCCTCGACCTCGGAGTTCTTGACAGAGGAGGGCGTCGACCTCGGCGTTCTCGACGGCCAAGACGACAGCGCCGTCATCGAGAATGTCGACGGCGAGCTGGTCGCCACGTACCCCGACGGCTCGTCGATAGTCCTCACCGCCGATGAGACCGACGAAGGCCCCGGCATCGACGCGGTCATCGCCGAGCTGGAGGCAGACCCCGAGGTGGTCGAGGTCCGCAAGATCGACGACCAGACGATCGCCGTCACCACCACCCGCAACGCCGACGAGATCGGCACCATGGTGGGTCTGACGGTCAACCCCGACGAACCCACAGAAGCCTTCGAGACCGATCCGTACTTCGCATACCAGTGGGGTCTCGAGAACACCGGGCAGGACTCGGGTTATGTCGACGATGCCGACGTGGATGCCCCTGACGCCTGGGCGACGTCCAGCCGGGGAAGCGGAATCGTGGTTGCCGTGCTTGACTCGGGCGTCGACTTCGGCCACCCAGACCTGGGATCGCGCCGTTGGACCAACACCGACGAGAACTGTGGCAACGGCGTGGACGACGACGCCAACGGCTACGTCGATGACTGCCACGGTTGGGACTTCATGTTCAACGACGCCTCACCGTGGGACGGCAACAACAACTTCCACGGGACCCACGTCGCAGGCATCATCGCCGCCTCCAACGACAACGTCGGAGTGGTCGGTATGGCGGCCAACGCCACGATCATGGACGTCCGAATCCTCGATTCGCAGGGACGCGGCTACACCAGCGCCTTCGCCGCCGGCATCCGCTATGCCGTCGACAACGGCGCCGACGTCATCAACATGAGCGTCGGCACCAACCCCGGTGTGCCACGCGAATACCTGGCACCAGTCGAAGCTGCCGTGCAGTACGCGCGCGCAAACGGGGTCGTCATCGTCGCCGCCGCCGGCAACAGCAACGTCGACGTCGACACCCAGTACGTTTGGCCCGCTTCGTTCGGGCGCTACTACGACAATGTCGCCACCATCGCCGCCACGGACTACGCCGACAGCCGCTCGAGCTTCTCGAACTACGGAGCCCAGACGGTGGTTCTGGGAGCACCGGGCAGCCGCATCCTTTCGGCAACCCTCGGCAACAACTGGTCATACGCCAGCGGCACGTCGATGGCTGCGCCGATGTTCGCGGGCGCTGTGGCGCTGCTGTACGGCGATGGATTGGCGGGCTCGCCGGCCGAAGCGATCGAACAGTTGGTCGCCAGTGCCGATCCGGTTCCGTCGCTGGACGGACGCGCACGCAATGCAGGACGCCTGAATGTAGGTGCGCTCTATTCGGCAACCCCGATCGACCCGGTGCGGGTCGAGGCCACCGGCCTTCACTCGCTCAATGCCGGGTCCGACATCGACGCCAGCCTGAACATCCGGGTCAACGACGTCGAGGGTTTCGCCGCCCAGGAGTTCCGCTGGGAGGCACGCCTGCTGACCGCTGTCGAGGGCCAGGCGCACGGCGTACTCGAGCACCCTATTTCGGTGAACGGCGTCGACACCCTGACGAACGGCCAGGCCCTGTTCGCCCTGTCGGGTAACACCTCGCTGATAGCCGACCCCAGCGCGGCCACCGAGGGCAGCCGCATCGACCTGGGCACCAAGCTGCCCGCAGGGTCCTATGCACTGATCGTCGAGGCGGTTGCCGCAGACGACCCGACGATGATCCTGGCGCCCCCGTCGATGCTGTTCTTCGACGTCGCGCCGGCGCCAGAGGTGCCCGACACCACGACACCGGCTACCGATGGTCCCACCACCACGACCGAAGCGGGCGTGACGACGACCACGATCGCAGAATCGCCCACGACCATCGCGGGCTCGCCGTCGACAACCATCGAGGACGACGACCGTGACGACGACGACCGTGACGACGACGACCGTGACGACGACGACCGCGAAGACCGCGACCGCGGCCGCCGCGGCAACCGTCCGCCGGGCATCACGCCGTCGAGCACCATTCCCGACATCCCGCCTCCGGCCCGTGACCGGGTTCCCGATCGCTTCCGCGACGGCTGGGACTGGACACCGACGACATCGACCACCACCACAACGGTGCCGTCCACCGACGGGCCCACCAGCACCACCCAGCCGGGCGTGACGTCGACCACCTCGGTTGCCACCACGGTTCCGGGCAACACCACCACCACGGTGTTCGGCTCGCCGTCGACCACGTCGGTCAGCACCACCACACCCGGGTCGAGCACCACCAGCGTGGTGCCCACGACGGCCTTGGCTACCACGTCGTCGACAACGGGCCCAACCACAACAACGACCCAGCCCAACCGCAACGGCGTGTGGGAGATAACCGCCGTCGCCCCCAACTCGGCCCCCGTGGGCGTGTCGGGCGGTTACGCCGGCATCACCGGCATGTTCCCATCGACACCACGCGTGTTCTTCGGCAGCGTCGAGGTGACACCCACGGTGGCCAGCCGGTCTTACCTGCTGGTACCCATCCCGGTGGCAACACAGCCAGGAGCGGTCGACATCAGCCTGCGCATCGATTCTTCGATCGTGCTGCTGATGGAGGACGCCTTCACCTATACCGGGTCGGCGGTTACGACAACAACGGTCGCTGGAAGCGATCCGGGTGACGCGCCTGGCGGTGGCGACACTCCAGGCACCACCACTCCGTCCAGCACACCCGATGGGCAGCCCGGTACACCTGGTGACGGCGGCGATGGTGTCACAACCACGACCCAGGCGGGCACCACACCCACCACAGACGGCACCTCGCCCACCACCGTGGTAGGCGGGCCCACACCCACCACCGTGCTGGGAGACTCACCGACCACCACCGTCGTGGACGGGCCGACGCCCACCACCCAGCCGGGCGCCCCTGACACCACCCAGCCCGGCACGCCGGGTCCGGGCGACACCACGACCACCACCATCGGGTCGGGCCCCAACCCCAGCACGCCCACGACTGTCGCACCGGCGCCGTCGGGCAAGCGAGGGCTGCGCCCCACATACGGGTTCGGCGCCTCGTTCGTCACCGCCGACGGCCTGACCGTTGCCCCCGTCGAGGAGCCGTCGAACCCCACGGGCGACGTTCCGACCATCGAATGGCCCAGCCTGGCGTGCACCCCGGCCAGCTGCTCGGGCCGCTCGATGTGA
- a CDS encoding molybdopterin cofactor-binding domain-containing protein, which produces MTPFTLNGRPVQVGEHEHLLAALRDELGILSVKDGCSPSGQCGCCVVHIDGKAVVSCQQPLDKIEGKSVVTLEGLDGQERDRYAGAFAATGALQCGFCTPGIMMRTKYLVDKDGTALTREKAARHLGGHLCRCTGYTKILDAVESLAKGMEPEQVIAENHVEIATGLGSRSIKYEGRQLSLGDKHYVDDMAVAGMLHGAVKLADHARADVLAIDTSAAEAVPGVVRVFTAADVPGELRTGLIHLDWPAFIPVGGRTSYLGDVLAFVVANDRPTARRAAQLVEVTYDIHQPFTDPHVALASDEDAVWGLEGNQLSRSAYSRGDVEAALAGSAHVVSERFQTQRVEQAFLEPESTLAVPDGDGRLTVYSGGQGVWDDRNSCARLLGVDPDHIVVHLVSNGGAFGGKEDMSNQGQTALAAWLLGHPVKTTFSREESLLVHAKRHPIWIDLDVGCDADGNLTVVRARMIGDSGPYASVGMKVLERAAGHATGPYAVPNVDVEAIAVRTNNPVCGAFRGFGANQAQFAMEGALDRLADALGITGWEIRSRNVVEPGVVWGPGQIMDDGCKGARSCLDAVKPAYDAAMAAGKAVGLGLGLKNSGLGNGFLEIARAVVHFRDDGMVEVRHCWTEMGQGVHTVALQVAVAELGIDPGRIEVHVDTTRELGAGQTTGSRGTVMAAGSVADACRNAGRRLPGGGRLRGRVPHRLDQQTRRSGREPHHPFDLRLRGAGGHRRSPERANRKGRSRPRRGAHRQPAVVRGPGRGRCSHGPGLCPQRGVPQRRAGTPHQHDLAQSRHHQTKGHARGRGDIGRRPRSELTVRHQGGGRDWPGANRRCRRRGIPQGRRAVAQPAAPRRASADRWPVVSTDFAQAIPMATTPGLVCAHHHLYSALARGMPAPPRTPATFAEILELVWWRLDMALDLESIRWSAKLGALEALLAGTTCIIDHHESPNAIEGSLDVIAEACAEVGVRVDCAYGVTDRHGPEGARSGLAENERFLRAGGRGRVGVHAAFTCSDETLEAAAGLAQDLGVGVHIHVAEGVEDLAAGARLEALAADDWLMVHAVHLDRDLPGTIAHNPRSNMNNGVGYARPYDRPNRVVLGTDGIGADMLDEFRVAYVRHREQDRTASPETAWSWLTNSYDLFPEALNDEVVWSYTSSDPWHLAFTTNVHPIRVTIDGEVVVDEGRPTRVDADEIRAKAAEQARRLHQKMETM; this is translated from the coding sequence GTGACACCATTCACCCTCAACGGCCGGCCGGTTCAGGTCGGCGAGCACGAGCACCTACTCGCGGCCTTGCGCGACGAGCTGGGAATATTGAGTGTCAAGGACGGCTGCTCGCCTTCGGGGCAGTGCGGGTGCTGTGTGGTCCACATCGACGGCAAGGCCGTCGTGTCGTGCCAGCAACCCCTCGACAAGATCGAGGGCAAGTCGGTTGTGACCCTCGAAGGTCTCGACGGTCAGGAACGTGACCGCTACGCAGGCGCCTTTGCGGCCACGGGTGCGCTTCAGTGCGGGTTTTGTACGCCGGGCATCATGATGCGAACCAAGTACCTGGTCGACAAGGACGGCACCGCTTTGACCCGCGAGAAGGCCGCCCGCCACCTGGGCGGCCACCTGTGTCGTTGCACCGGCTACACCAAGATCCTCGACGCGGTGGAATCGCTGGCAAAGGGCATGGAACCCGAGCAGGTCATTGCCGAGAACCACGTCGAGATCGCGACCGGCTTGGGTTCGAGATCCATCAAGTACGAGGGCCGGCAACTGTCGCTTGGTGACAAGCACTATGTCGATGACATGGCCGTCGCCGGAATGCTGCACGGAGCGGTCAAGCTCGCCGACCACGCCAGGGCCGATGTGTTGGCCATCGACACGTCGGCTGCCGAAGCCGTACCAGGCGTGGTTCGGGTGTTCACCGCCGCCGACGTGCCGGGCGAGCTGAGAACCGGACTGATCCACCTCGATTGGCCGGCGTTCATTCCAGTGGGTGGTCGCACCAGCTACCTGGGCGACGTGTTGGCGTTTGTGGTCGCCAACGACCGGCCCACCGCTCGCCGCGCCGCGCAGCTTGTCGAGGTGACCTACGACATCCACCAGCCCTTCACCGATCCGCATGTGGCGCTGGCGTCCGACGAGGACGCCGTCTGGGGTCTCGAAGGCAATCAGCTCAGTCGATCCGCCTATTCGCGGGGCGATGTCGAAGCTGCGCTCGCAGGGTCGGCCCACGTGGTGTCCGAGAGGTTCCAGACCCAGCGGGTCGAGCAGGCTTTCCTCGAACCCGAATCGACACTTGCGGTGCCAGACGGCGACGGCCGCCTGACCGTGTACTCGGGTGGCCAGGGAGTGTGGGACGACCGCAACTCGTGTGCCCGGCTGTTGGGTGTCGACCCCGACCACATCGTGGTGCACCTGGTGTCCAACGGCGGCGCGTTCGGCGGCAAAGAGGACATGTCCAACCAGGGCCAGACCGCGCTGGCGGCCTGGCTGCTGGGGCATCCGGTCAAGACCACCTTCTCGCGCGAAGAATCTCTCCTGGTTCACGCCAAACGTCATCCGATCTGGATCGACCTCGACGTCGGATGCGATGCCGATGGCAATCTCACCGTCGTCCGCGCCCGGATGATCGGCGACTCGGGGCCCTATGCCTCGGTGGGAATGAAGGTGCTCGAGCGTGCTGCGGGCCATGCAACAGGTCCCTACGCCGTGCCCAACGTCGATGTCGAGGCCATAGCGGTACGTACGAACAACCCGGTGTGTGGTGCCTTCCGCGGCTTTGGTGCCAATCAGGCCCAGTTCGCCATGGAGGGTGCCCTCGACCGATTGGCCGACGCACTTGGAATCACCGGCTGGGAGATCCGCAGCCGCAACGTGGTCGAACCCGGAGTGGTGTGGGGCCCAGGGCAGATAATGGACGACGGATGCAAGGGCGCCCGCTCGTGCCTCGATGCGGTCAAGCCGGCATACGACGCCGCCATGGCAGCGGGCAAGGCAGTCGGCCTGGGCCTCGGCCTCAAGAACTCGGGGCTGGGTAACGGCTTCCTCGAGATCGCCAGGGCGGTCGTTCACTTCCGCGACGACGGCATGGTCGAGGTCAGGCACTGCTGGACCGAGATGGGGCAGGGCGTTCACACCGTTGCTCTGCAGGTGGCCGTGGCCGAGCTGGGTATCGACCCCGGGCGTATCGAGGTTCACGTGGACACCACCCGCGAGCTGGGCGCCGGCCAGACCACGGGCAGCCGCGGCACCGTCATGGCCGCGGGTTCGGTCGCCGACGCCTGCCGCAACGCTGGCCGACGGCTGCCGGGTGGGGGTCGACTACGAGGGCGAGTACCGCATCGACTGGACCAACAAACTCGACGATCCGGTCGAGAACCCCATCATCCATTCGACCTTCGGCTACGCGGCGCAGGTGGTCATCGCAGATCCCCAGAGCGCGCAAATCGAAAGGGTCGTAGCCGCCCACGACGTGGGGCGCATCGTCAACCCGCTGTTGTGCGAGGGCCAGGTCGAGGGCGCTGTTCACATGGGCCTGGGCTATGCCCTCAGCGAGGAGTTCCCCAACGACGAGCTGGGACGCCCCACCAACATGACCTTGCGCAGTCTCGGCATCATCAGACCAAAGGACATGCCAGAGGTCGAGGTGATATTGGTCGAAGACCCCGATCCGAACTCACCGTTCGGCATCAAGGGGGTGGGCGAGATTGGCCTGGTGCCAACCGCCGGTGCCGTCGCCGAGGCATACCGCAAGGTCGACGGGCAGTGGCGCAACCGGCTGCCCCTCGACGTGCATCAGCCGATAGGTGGCCAGTGGTGAGCACAGACTTTGCACAGGCGATTCCGATGGCCACGACACCGGGGCTCGTGTGTGCGCATCATCATCTCTATTCGGCGCTGGCCAGGGGCATGCCCGCCCCACCGCGCACACCCGCGACATTCGCCGAGATACTCGAGCTGGTCTGGTGGCGTCTCGACATGGCGCTGGACCTCGAGTCGATTCGATGGTCGGCAAAACTCGGGGCGCTCGAGGCGCTGCTGGCGGGCACCACTTGCATTATCGACCATCACGAGTCGCCCAACGCCATAGAGGGAAGCCTCGACGTGATAGCCGAGGCATGCGCCGAGGTCGGGGTGCGGGTCGACTGCGCGTACGGCGTCACCGACCGGCACGGGCCCGAGGGTGCTCGCTCCGGACTGGCCGAGAACGAGCGTTTCCTGCGCGCCGGCGGGCGGGGACGTGTGGGTGTGCATGCGGCTTTCACCTGTTCGGACGAGACGCTCGAGGCCGCGGCAGGCTTGGCCCAAGACCTGGGTGTCGGAGTGCACATCCATGTCGCCGAAGGCGTCGAAGACCTGGCCGCGGGGGCCCGCCTGGAAGCTCTGGCGGCCGACGACTGGCTGATGGTTCACGCGGTGCATCTCGATCGTGATCTGCCCGGCACCATCGCGCACAACCCGCGTTCCAACATGAACAACGGTGTCGGTTATGCCCGCCCGTACGACCGGCCCAACCGTGTGGTGTTGGGCACCGACGGAATTGGCGCAGACATGCTCGACGAGTTTCGGGTCGCCTATGTGCGACATCGCGAGCAAGACCGCACCGCCTCGCCCGAAACCGCTTGGTCGTGGCTCACCAACTCGTACGACCTGTTTCCCGAAGCACTGAACGACGAGGTCGTGTGGAGCTACACCAGCTCCGACCCCTGGCATCTCGCCTTCACCACCAATGTGCACCCGATCAGGGTCACCATCGATGGTGAGGTGGTCGTCGACGAAGGTCGGCCCACGCGGGTGGATGCGGACGAGATACGCGCCAAGGCCGCCGAACAGGCCCGGCGCTTGCACCAGAAGATGGAGACGATGTGA